In the genome of Diorhabda carinulata isolate Delta chromosome Y, icDioCari1.1, whole genome shotgun sequence, one region contains:
- the LOC130903072 gene encoding uncharacterized protein LOC130903072 — translation MTQNETQWKFIPPKSPHWGGIWEAAIKSAKYHIARLIGLTKLTFEQFSTILSQIEAILNSRPLSALSNDPSDFQYLTPGHFLIGSSLTAYPEKDLTHAPENRLKFWQQCAKTQQLFWKRWSVDYLNRLQNRPKWLKTYENLQTNDLVLLKEENVPPLYWPMARVIEAISGPDGKVRVVRLKTKTGETTRAITKLCPLPK, via the coding sequence ATGACGCAAAACGAGacacaatggaaatttattcCACCAAAATCTCCACATTGGGGAGGAATTTGGGAGGCTGCTATTAAAAGCGCCAAGTATCACATCGCAAGACTCATCGGCTTAACAAAACTAACATTCGAACAATTCTCAACTATTCTTAGTCAAATCGAAGCAATATTAAACTCACGGCCTCTGAGTGCCTTATCCAACGATCCCTCAGATTTTCAATATCTAACTCCTGGTCATTTCCTGATCGGATCAAGTCTAACAGCCTACCCAGAGAAAGATTTAACACATGCACCAGAAAACAGACTTAAATTTTGGCAGCAATGTGCGAAAACTCAGCAACTGTTTTGGAAAAGGTGGTCTGTGGACTATTTGAATAGACTGCAGAATAGACCAAAATGGCTTAAAACTTATGAGAATCTACAAACAAATGATCTCGTCCTTTTGAAGGAAGAAAACGTTCCACCTCTCTATTGGCCTATGGCAAGAGTCATTGAGGCCATAAGCGGACCTGACGGAAAAGTCAGGGTCGTACGCCTAAAAACTAAAACAGGCGAAACTACTAGAGCTATAACTAAACTGTGCCCACTCCCCAAATAA
- the LOC130903073 gene encoding uncharacterized protein LOC130903073, producing MDLKHLISERESIKGEITRITEQLESELNSLDVFDLEILQEEIIKNFEHVLENPQLKSDAEKLYYLKSYLESDALHIVDVLQVNDRNLQVAIKLLRETYENKTKIVHVYFSELLNIPQLSKHNPTELSKFATICRRNWTLLQNLELDHKVLLEALITYLYQQKLDYGFKKEFEKCRNRDTLPTVDEFLQFLKEEIEILDNATGKTSQSQTSQNSFSHKRSQSKDRPSTSQSIQENQARPNSSSLSALSIKNNLVLLATAQATIYNRQNQPVKVRILLDNGSQNSFISKELVQKLNYTPYKKILNISGISETSTLSNEMLDIVLHSNVDPSKNFEISCAVLEKITTTIPQVKVNVDHITIPSRIVNKLADKTFATPGKIDLLIGADVYYELLTYGLIKLGDGLPTLFNTHLGYVISGRLNSQQESKNPHAISHHVASETEDPNPDTELQNTLCKFWEIEELPNLKSLSTEDELTEFIFKTTTKILPNGHFQVDIPLKSVTEHKKLGDSLAVAKKRFFSLEKRLQQNPDLYSEYKKFIHEYLSLGHAKYVPLSSQNSRCENKYFIPHLPVYRQDRVTTKLRVVFDASCKTNSGYSLNDICLKGYQTQPNLYDILCRFRTFKYALIVDLEKMFRQIRINPKDLFLQNILWRDSAKEPLKCIELQTITYGMNCSPFLSTRVLNEIASTNKHLPLASDAVLTQTYVDDILTGCDSTESLEKLYLELKSMLEPAGFHLHKWGSNSQTFLKKISQTRITEFDINLDQSPSKVLGVKWNPISDEFQISVPTELVSEDNITKRNILSHISQCYDPLGFVNPAIVKGKMLMQKIWKLKCNWDDKITDKEINRKWQEFLSTICQIKDLKIPRLIFNNKEISKIELHSFSDASTEAYGACVYIRTIYTDKTVSCVLISAKSRVAPLKTITIPRLELCAMLLSANLTQGVKNILEPKIHINSVNLWTDSQIALCWCKSHPSRWSTFVSNRVAKIQALTTNFQWRHVGSSDNPADLLSRGKFTPEIYSMWFNGPKYLNEFSSGFPQYEINKNLVNVPEERKVSLTTISEQCNFWQNTFSRFSSFSKLHRTVAYVLRFTHNSRNKESQFKGPLSVRELNSSLNFIIKQVQNQSFSTEIAELSKNKNLSNKQLISLKPFLDTSGYLRVGGRLENAEISFDQKHPILLPSKNHITSLILKQQHVRLGHAGGQNVLSNVRLRYWPLNGSRQIKQIIRDCKVCYRLNAQTARQIMADLPKDRVTCSRPFQKVGVDFGGPFFIKSSTLRKAPVTKCYIAIFVCMATKAVHIELVSNLTTDAFIAALKRFGARRGNPTVIYSDNATNFLGARNKLRELYKHFQKNEFSDAIQNYLTQNETQWKFIPPKSPHWGGIWEAAIKSAKYHIARLIGLTKLTFEQFSTILSQIEAILNSRPLSALSNDPSDFQYLTPGHFLIGSSLTAYPEKDLTHAPENRLKFWQQCAKTQQLFWKRWSVDYLNRLQNRPKWLKTYENLQTNDLVLLKEENVPPLYWPMARVIEAISGPDGKVRVVRLKTKTGETTRAITKLCPLPK from the exons atggatttaaaacatttaatcagCGAACGTGAATCTATTAAAGGTGAAATCACCAGAATAACTGAACAATTAGAATCAGAATTAAATAGTTTAGATGTCTTTGATCTGGAAATTCTACAAgaggaaattatcaaaaactttgaACA TGTTCTCGAAAATCCGCAACTAAAATCAGATGCtgagaaattatattatttaaaaagctATTTAGAAAGTGATGCACTACATATTGTAGACGTTTTACAAGTGAACGATAGAAACTTGCAAGTAGCTATAAAATTGTTAAGAGAAActtatgaaaacaaaacaaaaattgtacatgTATATTTCTCCGAATTATTGAACATACCGCAGTTAAGTAAGCACAATCCTACCgaactttcaaaatttgctaCTATCTGTAGGCGTAACTGGACACTCCTACAGAATCTTGAGCTTGATCACAAAGTTTTATTAGAGGCATTAATAACTTatctttatcaacaaaaattagatTATGGTTTCAAAAAAGAGTTTGAAAAATGCAGGAACAGGGATACCTTACCAACAGTAgatgaatttttacaatttcttaaaGAGGAAATTGAAATACTCGACAATGCCACTGGTAAAACTAGCCAATCGCAAACTTCGCAAAACTCATTTTCGCACAAGAGGTCACAAAGTAAA GACAGGCCGTCCACATCTCAAAGCATCCAAGAAAATCAAGCACGTCCAAATTCGTCTAGTCTATCAGCTCTCtcgataaaaaacaacttaGTGTTGTTAGCAACTGCACAAGCAACAATTTATAATCGACAGAATCAACCTGTTAAGGTAAGAATTCTTCTGGATAATGGAAGTCAGAATTCCTTTATCAGCAAAGAACTTGTACAAAAACTCAACTACACCCCGTATAAGAAAATCTTAAACATTTCAGGTATATCTGAAACTAGTACTTTGTCTAACGAAATGTTGGACATAGTGCTACACTCAAATGTTGACCCCTCGAAGAACTTCGAAATCTCTTGTGCTGTACTCGAAAAAATTACCACGACTATTCCGCAAGTGAAAGTGAATGTAGATCACATAACAATTCCTTCGCGGATTGTGAACAAATTAGCTGACAAAACTTTTGCCACACCCGGTAAAATAGATCTGTTAATAGGAGCAGatgtttattatgaattgttaaCTTATGGTCTCATCAAACTAGGTGACGGCCTACCTACTCTCTTTAATACCCATTTGGGTTACGTTATCTCGGGAAGACTGAACTCCCAACAAGAATCAAAAAACCCACACGCTATCTCGCATCATGTAGCCAGTGAAACCGAAGACCCTAACCCGGACACTGAATTACAAAACACTCTCTGCAAATTCTGGGAGATCGAAGAACTCCCAAACCTAAAATCTCTATCAACCGAAGATGAACTGACAGAATTCATCTTCAAAACCACAACTAAAATTCTCCCGAACGGACATTTCCAAGTGGATATTCCGTTAAAGTCCGTCACAGAACACAAAAAGTTAGGTGACTCCCTCGCAGTTGCCAAAAAGAGATTTTTCTCTTTAGAAAAACGCTTACAACAAAATCCCGACCTCTATTCggaatataagaaatttattcatgaataCTTATCTCTAGGACATGCGAAATATGTACCACTATCGTCGCAAAATTCACGTtgcgaaaacaaatattttatcccTCACTTGCCAGTTTATCGACAAGACCGAGTTACGACTAAGCTGCGAGTCGTATTTGATGCTTCTTGTAAAACCAACTCTGGTTATTCATTAAACGACATTTGTCTCAAAGGTTATCAAACTCAACCCAACCTATACGACATATTGTGTAGGTTCAGAACCTTCAAATACGCGTTGATAGTTGATTTGGAGAAAATGTTCAGACAAATTCGAATAAATCCCAAAGACCTATTCctccaaaatattttgtggagAGACTCAGCAAAAGAACCATTAAAATGCATTGAATTACAAACAATAACTTACGGTATGAATTGTAGTCCATTCCTCTCAACGAGAGTTCTGAATGAGATTGCAAGTACCAATAAACATCTCCCTCTAGCCTCCGACGCTGTTCTTACGCAGACGTATGTAGACGACATTTTAACAGGGTGTGATTCAACCGAATCCCTTGAAAAACTCTATTTGGAACTTAAATCAATGCTTGAACCAGCTGGTTTCCACTTGCACAAGTGGGGATCTAACTCTCAAACCTTTCTAAAAAAGATATCGCAGACTCGAATAACTgaatttgacataaatttagATCAATCTCCGTCTAAAGTCTTAGGCGTAAAATGGAATCCCATAAGTGATGAGTTCCAAATATCGGTACCCACTGAACTCGTCAGTGAGGACAATATCACCAAGAGAAATATCTTATCACACATTTCACAGTGCTACGATCCTCTGGGGTTTGTAAACCCCGCTATCGTTAAGGGAAAAATgctaatgcaaaaaatctggaaattaaAGTGCAACTGGGATGATAAGATCACcgacaaagaaataaataggaAATGGCAAGAATTTCTAAGCACCATCTGCCAAATCAAGGACTTAAAAATTCCTCGTCTTATCTtcaataacaaagaaataagcAAAATCGAACTTCACTCCTTTTCAGATGCGAGTACTGAAGCGTACGGCGCATGTGTCTACATTAGAACTATCTACACTGATAAAACAGTTTCATGTGTACTGATATCAGCAAAATCACGCGTCGCACCTTTGAAAACTATCACAATTCCCAGACTTGAACTCTGTGCAATGCTATTATCCGCGAACCTGACTCAAGGagtcaaaaacattttggaacCTAAAATCCACATAAACTCAGTTAACTTATGGACGGACTCTCAAATTGCACTGTGTTGGTGCAAAAGCCACCCAAGTCGATGGTCGACATTCGTATCAAACAGAGTAGCGAAAATACAAGCGCTAACAACAAATTTCCAATGGCGGCACGTAGGATCAAGCGATAATCCCGCTGACCTGCTGTCGCGTGGAAAATTCACACCTGAAATCTACTCCATGTGGTTTAATGGACCCAAATACCTCAATGAGTTCAGTTCAGGTTTCCCCCAATACGAGATTAATAAGAATCTCGTCAACGTACCTGAGGAAAGAAAGGTATCCCTGACAACCATTTCCGAACAATGTAACTTTTGGCAAAACACCTTTTCACgcttttcttcattttccaaattacatCGCACAGTGGCGTACGTCCTACGATTTACACACAATTCGAGAAACAAAGAAAGTCAATTCAAAGGACCTCTGTCAGTCAGGGAACTAAATTCATCATTGAACTTCATTATCAAACAAGTTCAAAATCAGTCCTTTTCAACAGAAATAGCGGAACTTTCAAAGAAtaaaaacttatcaaataaacaaCTTATATCCTTAAAACCATTTCTAGATACATCCGGCTATCTCCGTGTCGGAGGTAGACTGGAAAACGCTGAAATATCCTTTGACCAAAAACACCCTATCTTATTACcttcaaaaaatcatataacTTCCCTTATCCTCAAACAACAGCACGTTCGTTTAGGGCATGCTGGCGGACAAAACGTCTTATCTAATGTGCGATTGCGCTACTGGCCTCTTAATGGTTCAAGgcaaatcaaacaaataattagaGACTGCAAGGTTTGCTACCGCTTGAATGCGCAGACAGCTCGACAGATAATGGCCGACCTTCCGAAAGATAGAGTCACATGCTCGCGTCCTTTTCAAAAGGTTGGTGTCGATTTTGGAGGCCCTTTCTTCATAAAATCCTCTACCTTACGCAAAGCTCCCGTAACAAAATGTTACATAGCAATTTTCGTATGCATGGCGACCAAAGCCGTGCATATTGAACTAGTATCCAACCTCACTACGGACGCATTTATAGCCGCTTTAAAACGCTTCGGAGCAAGACGGGGCAACCCCACTGTCATATACTCAGACAACGCAACAAACTTTCTTGGAGCTAGAAATAAGTTGAGAGAACTTTATAAACACTTTCAGAAGAACGAATTCAGCGATGCTATACAAAATTATCTGACGCAAAACGAGacacaatggaaatttattcCACCAAAATCTCCACATTGGGGAGGAATTTGGGAGGCTGCTATTAAAAGCGCCAAGTATCACATCGCAAGACTCATCGGCTTAACAAAACTAACATTCGAACAATTCTCAACTATTCTTAGTCAAATCGAAGCAATATTAAACTCACGGCCTCTGAGTGCCTTATCCAACGATCCCTCAGATTTTCAATATCTAACTCCTGGTCATTTCCTGATCGGATCAAGTCTAACAGCCTACCCAGAGAAAGATTTAACACATGCACCAGAAAACAGACTTAAATTTTGGCAGCAATGTGCGAAAACTCAGCAACTGTTTTGGAAAAGGTGGTCTGTGGACTATTTGAATAGACTGCAGAATAGACCAAAATGGCTTAAAACTTATGAGAATCTACAAACAAATGATCTCGTCCTTTTGAAGGAAGAAAACGTTCCACCTCTCTATTGGCCTATGGCAAGAGTCATTGAGGCCATAAGCGGACCTGACGGAAAAGTCAGGGTCGTACGCCTAAAAACTAAAACAGGCGAAACTACTAGAGCTATAACTAAACTGTGCCCACTCCCCAAATAA